TCATCTTCCGCACCATGTACGAAGCGACCGCGCGCAAGACCGCCTATGCCAACAGCTTGCTCCGCGAGGGGCAAAGGCAGGCGGGTCCCTTCGCCTGGTATGCCCCCTATTACACCTATGCCGCCGCGCTCCAGCAGGCGCTCTTCTTCAACCTCTATGTCCACAAGAGCGGCATCCGTCCGGATCAAGTTGGGCAGATTGCGGTGAACCAGCGCCGCAACGCCGCGCTCAACCCGAAAGCCATCTACAAGGTGCCGATCACCATCGACGACTATCTGGCGTCGCCGGTCATCGCGACCCCGCTGCGCCTCTACGATTGCGACGTCCCGATCGACGGGGCCGCGGCGATCATCGTCTCGCGCATGGATGTCGCGCGGACCCTCAAGAACCCGCCGATCCGCATCGATGCGATCGGCTCTTCGATGCGCTACCGCAACAGCTGGACCCAGCTCGCCGAACTCGACACGCAGGCGCAGCCCAAGGTCGCCGAGATGATGTGGTCGCGCACCGACCTCAAGCCCGCCGACGTCGATATCGCGCAGCTTTACGACGGCTTCAGCTTCCACACGATCAACTGGCTCGAAAATTTCGGCTTCTGCGAACGCTATGGCGCCAAGGACTTTATCGACGGCGGCCACCGCATCGCGCTCGATGGTGAGCTGCCGGTCAACACCGGCGGCGGCGCGATGTCGGGCGGCCGCCTCCATGCCTATGGCGCGGTCCATGAAGCCTGCACCCAGCTTTGGGGCCGGGCAGGGGCGCGGCAAGTGCAGGGCGACCCGCAGGTTTGCGCCACCTCGACCTCGGGCGGCCCGCTCGCCGGAACCATGCTGCTCGTCCGTGATTAGGCTTGCCAGACGATCTTGCCGCCGATCAGGGTCAGGCCCACGCATCCCAACGCGGCGGGGTCATCCGGCCAATCGTAAAGGATGAGATCGGCGGCGGCGCCGACCGCGAGTGGCCCGGCCTGATAGAGCGCCAGCGCTGCCGCCCGGTCGATGGCTTCGTCCGCGCCGATGATGCTGCCGCCGCGGGTCAAACGGTCGGTGGCAGCGCGCAGCGCGATCCACGGATTGGCATCGCCATAAGGCGCATCGGATCCCGCGCGCACCACGATTCCGCCGCGCTGCAAGGACCGTAACCGATAGAGATCGCCGAGTTCATGGTAGCCCAGCTGTTCGAGATAGCGGTCGCCGCGGTCGTGAATGAAATTGGGCTGGGTGACGGCGATAAGGCCCGCCGCGGCAATGTCGGCAATCAGGCTTGCGGCGATCATCCCGCCATGCTCGATCCGGTCGCCGGGACGCGCGCCGCCCGCCATCGCGAGCGCTTCGAGATAGAAGAGCAGTTCGCCCAACGTCACGCAATGTGCCGCGACCGCGCGGCCCAGCGCGCGTGCCGAAGCGATCCGCGATACCACCGTCGCGACCGGCGGCAGGTCGTCTTCGTGGTCGCGTCCGTCAAGGTGGTGTAATTTCGGCTGTGGCCGTGGGCCATCGTCAGGCGGCTTTGGCGGTGATGTGTAGGGGCTGATTTTCCTCCTCGATCATGGGTTGGTTGAGTTCGGCCATGCCTTCGATCTGCATGTATCGGTGCTGGAGCTGCCACTCGTCGTTCTGCTCCATCAGCACAGCCCCGACGAGGCGGATGATGCTGTCTTCGTTCGGGAAGATTCCGACGACGTCGGCGCGGCGCTTGACCTCCTTGTTGAGCCGCTCGAGCGGATTGGTTGAGTGTAACTTCGTGCGGTGCTGGGTGGGGAAGCCGGTGTAGGCGAGCACGTCGGTTTCGGCCTCGTCCATGCAGGCGCCGAGCTTGGGCCAACGGGTGCGCAACTGGTCGGCGACCTGTCGCCAGACCTGCGTTGCGCTTTTCTGATCGGGCTGCAGGAAGACCTGGCGGATCGCGGCGGCGACGACAGTGTTCTGGCCCTTGGGCACATAGGACAGGGCATTGCGCATGAAGTGCACCCGGCAGCGCTGCCAGGTGGCGCCCATGACGCGGGTGATCGCGCCCTTGAGGCCCTCGTGAGCATCGGAGATGACCAGCTTCACGCCGGTAAGACCGCGCCGAACAAGGTCCTTCAGGAAGTCGGACCAGAAGACCTCCGCTTCCGAGGGGCCGATATGCAGGCCGACGATCTCGCGCCGGCCCTCGGTGTTGACGGCCATGGCGATTATTGCGGCAACGCTGATGATCCGCCCGCCTTCGCGTACCTTGAGATAGGTGGCATCGAGCCAGAGATACGGCCATTCGCCGGTGAGCGGGCGTTTCAGAAAGGCATGGACGCGCTCGTCAATGTCCTTGCAAAGCTTGGAGACGGTGGACTTGGAGATGCCGGTCATGCCCATGGCCTGGACGAGTTCATCGACCCGCCGGGTGCTGACCCCGCCGATCCACGCTTCCTGGATCACCGCAACCAGCGCTTTCTCGACCATCTTGCGGGGCTCAAGGAAGCCCGGAAAATAGGACCCAGCACGCAGCTTGGGGATTTTCAGGTTCAGCGTGCCTACCCGGGTATCCAGCGAACGGTCGCGATAGCCGTTGCGCCAGGTCGCGCGCTCGCTGCTGCGTTCGTGGCGACCCGCGCCGATCAGGCCATCAACGTCGGCCTCCATGATCAGCTGCAGCACGTTCTCGGCGATGGTGCGCAAAAAATCCGGTTGGCCGCCCTTTGCAGCCAGCTCTTCGATCAGTAATCTGTCCTCGGTCATCGGGAACTCCTCTTCGTCACGGTTGAAGTGTGCAAACTCCACCATAACGATGAACCCGGTGGCCACCAGCGACGCCGCATTCCGGGGTGGGGCATGCCCCACCCCGGAATACACCATCGCCTACACCGGAAATTACACCACGAGCGCGGACGCTAACGTCTTCGTCGAACAGCAATTTGACCGGGCCCAGTGTATAACCCTCGCCCGCCGGCAGCGCCTCGGTCCCCATGATCGTCAGCCGCTGCGGCATCGCGCCGGCAAGAATCGCGGCTTCTTCGGCGCCATTGGCCGCGCCCGCGTCGGTTACGCCGGTCACGCCCCACTGCGCCAGCCGGTCGCCCAATGCCGCCAGCGAAGGCGGCGAACCCCCGATCCGTTCGCGCAGCCAGGCATCGCCGCGCCGGATACGTCCATTCGGACTCCCGCCCGCATCGCATTCGACGCAGGCAGGGAAGGGCGCTTCGCCAAGTCTTGCCAGACCGGCGCTGTTGAGGATCCAGTAGCCGCCGGTGCGGTCCTGTAGCCGCAGCGGCCGGTCGGGTAGCCATTCGTCGAGCAGCACGCGATCGGGCAGCCCTGCGGCCCGCTCGTCATAGCCGATCGCGCGCACCCATTCGCCCGGCGGCCCCGCTCCGGCCCGCAGGCGTGCGATTATGGTATCGGCGTCGCGGGCGCCGGCAAGGTCCACCGAGTCCATGCGCGCTGCAGTCGCCAACAAGTGCAGATGATGATCGTGAAATCCCGGGCCAATGACCAGACCGCGTGCGTCGATCTCCGCGCCCGCTCTGGCAACTTCGCTTCCCAGCGCCGCAATCCGCCCGTTGCGTATGCCGACCGAAAGCGGATGACCGTCGGCGTCACGGGCATTGCGGATAAGCAGATCGAACGATGCGCTCATGCGATCGCTCCGGCAAAATGCGCCGCGGTGCCCGCCAGCGGCACGTCGAGCAAACCGCTTCGTCCATCGGCCAACGCTTCGAGCGCGAGGGTTGCCGCGGTGAGCCCCGTCAGCGGATCGGCCAAGGCGTCGCCGATGAAATTGGGCGTTCCGCCCAGCCAGCGCACCAACCCGCCCGCCGCGGCGCAATCGTCGCCGAAGCCGACGCGCATCGCCGCCGCGCCGCGCCAGCCATGCGCGGTGATCGCAACCCACAAGAGCCCGGGGTTGCGCGCGAACAAGCTGGCTTCATCCAGCCCGAGGCGCGCCAGCGCATGCGGCCGCGCCGCAGTGATCAACACGCGGGCACGCCCGATCGTCGCGATCAGGTCGGGATCGCCCAATTCCATCGTCACGCGCTGCTTGGCGCCGTTGAGCCGCGCGTCGAGCGCGGGCATATGGTGCGATGTCGGATCGGGCCGCCCCGGGCTTTCGATCTTCACCACTTCATGGCCGGCTTCGGCGAGCAGTCCGGCGCAATAGGGGCCCGCCCACAGCGCCGAGAGGTCGACGACCATGCCGTCGCGGGCTGCGCCGACCGGCAATTCGGGCGGCGTTACGGGGGCTGCCTCGCCGACAATCGCGACGGGGAGATGGAGGGCTTGCGCGGCCGCCCCCATCTGTCCGGCAGGGCGATCGGCTGCGGCGGCAACGATGGCGTCCCACGGGTCGGTGTCGAAAGATGCGCCGGTCCACGCGGGAACGAGGTCGCGGTCGTCGTCGCGCGCCAGCGACACCGCCAGCCAGCCGTCTTGGCACGCGACCAGCCGGCAATGTCGGTTCGGCGACCACAGGCCGGGCTCTTGCAACGCGAGGTCGTCGCCGCGTGACAAGGCCTGCCGCGCGTCGAAAGCGACCCTGCCGTCCGATGCCGCGACCAGCCGCTCGCCGGCGGCGGCGACCGCGTCGAGCAGGGCGGTCATGTAGCGTCCTCGATGGCGTGGATCAGACCCCATTCGCGGGCGATGCGCGCATCTATCCGTTTCCCCGACAGCAGCATCCAGTAGCTGCGGTGCCGCCCGATCGCGCGCGCAACCGTGGCGGTACCGCCCGCGCCGGGGATCAGCCCCATCGCCAGTTCGGGAAGCTGGAACCATGCATCCTGTGCCGCGACGCGGCGATGCGCGGCCGCGGCGACCTCAATCCCCGATCCCACACAGGCGCCATGCAGCCGGACCGTTCCCCGCTCGCCCAGCGCGTCGAGCGCGCGGGCGCAGCTATGCAGCACCCGCACCGTGTGCGCTTCCGCAAGATCGGTCGCGGTTCCGAATTCGGCCAGCGCGCCGCCGGTCGAAAAACAGCGTCCCGCGCCCTGCAGGGTCACGGCGGGCCTCGTCGGATCGTCGAGCGCATTGGCAAGCGCTTCGTACAGCGCGTCGCGCATTGTTACTGTCATCGCGTTGCGGTTCGCGGGATGGTTCAGAGTCAGTGTGAGGCGGTCGCCTTGCCGTGCGGCGGTTACCGGCTCGACCGGCGGCAGGGCGCGCGCGTCGGGCGCGGAGCGAACTCGCCAGCGCCGGAATTCTTCGCCGCCGAGCAGCGCCGAATAGGCAAGCGATTCGACCGCCAATGCATCGGCAAGCGGCAGATTGGTCGTCAGCCGCAACACCTGCGCCGCAATGGTGGCGGCCAGCGGCTTGGCGTGCGCGGCGTGGGCGAGCTGTGTTACTGCCGTATCGAAACGCTGCCTGCCGACCGATACCCACGGGCGCGGCGCATTCTCCGCCGTCGTCACCAGCATGTCGAAATCGTCCGCGCCGACTGGCGGCAGGGCGCCATCGCGGTCGAGGCCGATGACCGCCGCCTGGATCGGCGCGACGGGGCGCCGCCATGTCGCGGCGTCTACGACCAGAACCGGTACGCCGCCCGGGGCGGAGAGCCGGTCGGCGTCGAGATGGTCGGCGATCGTCATCGCGCCTTCCTATCCGGCGCAAACCTCTTCCGCCAGTTCGGCCTTGAGGACGCGGCGGAGCAGCTTTCCGGTCTCGTTGTACGGCAGCTCGCGGCGGAAGAACCATTGTTCGGGCGTCTTGGTCGAGCGAAGCCGGCTCCTGATCATCGCCGCCATCGCGTCCGTGTCGGGCGAACCCGATCGCGACACGATCACCGCGACGACCTTCTCGCCCCATTTCTCGCACGGAATCCCGAGGACGGCGCAGTCGGCGATATCGTCGAAGCTGCGCAGCAGGTCCTCGATCTCGCCGGGCGAGATATTCTCGCCGCCACGCACGATCACGTCGTCCAGCCGCCCCTCGACGAACAGATAGCCGCCTTCGTCGAGCCAGCCGGCGTCGTTGGTTGCGAACCAGCCGTCGTCGGCGATCACCTTTTTGTGCAGATATTCGCCCGAAACCTGTTCGCCGCGAACATGGATTTCGCCATGCTCGCCGATACCGCACGGCGCCCCGTCATCGCGGCGGATCTCGAGCTCGATGCTCGGGAGCGGCTGGCCGACCGAGGCGATGCGGCGGCGGATTGCGGGGTCGTCGGAGGCAAAGGCGATGCGGTGATCCTCTGCGCCCAGCAGCGCGATCGTCGAGCTGGTTTCGGTAAGGCCATAGGCGTTGACGAAATCGACGTGCGGCAGCCGGGCCAGGGCGCGGGCAATCACCGGCTCGGGCATCTTGCCGCCGCCATAGGAGAGCGCCCGCAGCGACGGCAACGTCTCGCCGGTCTCGGCCATCACGTCGAGAATCCGGTCAAGCATCGTCGGCACGACCATGGCGTGGGTGATCCGCTCGGTCGCAGCGATGCGAACCCAGTCCTCGGCCGTGAAGGCGGGCAGATAGACGATGCGCCGTCCGCCATAGGCGGCGGTCAGGATCGCCGAGATTCCGGCGATATGATAGGATGGCACGCTCACCAGCGTCGCCTCTTCCTCGCCGGCGCCGAGGAATTCGACCGTCGACATGACATAGGAGGTCAGGTTGGCGTGGCGCAGCACCGCCGCTTTCGGATCGCCGGTCGTGCCGCTGGTGAACAGCAGCACCGCTATATCGTTTTCGGCTTCGGGCAGATCGACCGGTTCGGGCGCGGCGCCGGTCATGAATTCGGCTTCGAACGCGCTGCGCCCGACGAGTTCGATGCCGTCGACGGGGGCGATGCGCGGCAGCATCGCGTCATCGGCGATCAGCACGGCGGGCGCACTCCGCGCGACGAGCCGGTTCAGGTCGGCGTCGGCGAGGCGGTAGTTGAGCGGAACGAAGGGCGTCCCGGCCATACCGCTCCCGAAAAGCAGCACGGGGAGGGCATCGCCGTTCATGCCGAGGAAAGCGGTATTGGCCAGGCCTTTGGCCGCGAGCCATTCTGCAACCCGGCTGGCGCGGGCGCGATAGGCGTCGAAGTCGAGCGTTTTCCCGAGCCCGCCGAGCGCGAGGCGGTCGGGGCAGGCATCGGCGGCAATATCGAGCAGGAGCGGCGTGCGCATGGCGGGTCAGTCCGAAGCGGGAAGCGGCTTGGCGCCCTTGACCGTCATCGGCGTGCCATTGAACGCAAGCGAGCCTTGCCCCGCCTTGGCGCCGAGAACCTCGAGCCCGCTATCCTCGTCGACATAGCGCTTGCCGATCGCCACGCCCTCGGAAAAGTCGGGGCTGATGTCGCCGGTCGGGGCGACTGCATCGTCGATCGGCAGCACCGCTGCGCCGCCACACTGCAGCTCGCCGGCAGCTTTCGGCGGGCGCACGACGACCAGTTGCGCGTCGCATACCGCGCTTTTCCAGCGCGAACCCGGTTTGAGGTCCATTGTCTCTCCATCCTTTCCCGTTGCCCTTGGGCTTTGCCACCGTCTCGGCGTTCGTTCGCCAATATGTCAATCGACATAGAAAGTAAACGTAGTTATATAACTCAAAAGCAGCGAAGGGATTGCGATGCATCCACGGCATTTTGCGCGAACCGTACCCGACCGTCCGGCGGTCGTCATGGCGGCGAGCGGCGACGCGACAAGCTATGCGGCGCTCGAGGAGGTGGCGAACCGTGGCGCCCGGCTCTTCCGTTCGCTCGGCATCGGCGCGGGCGACACGATCGCGATCTGGCTCAAAAACTGTCTCGAATATTACCACATCTATTGGGCCGCACAACGCGCGGGCCTGTATATCTGCCCGATCTCGACGCAACTGACCGCCGAAGAGGCGGCTTATATCCTGACCGACAGCGGTGCGCGGCTGCTCGTCGCCCACGCCGATGTCCCTGCCGCCGCCGTGCTTGTCCGGGATCGCGCGTCGCTTGCGCAGGGCGTCGAGGCGATTTTCGACATCGGCGACGATCTGAAGGGGATTCCGTCATGGCACGCCGCTCTGGCGGAGCAACCGGCCGAAAGGATTGCTGACGAGACCGCCGGCTATCACCTTGTCTATTCGTCGGGAACGACCGGACGGCCGAAGGGGATTCGCCTGCCGCTCAGCGGCGAAGCCGCCGATGCGCCGCATATGCTCGCCGAGCGGATTTCGGGGCGCTACGGCGTCGGCGAAGCGAGCGTGCTGCTGTCGCCGGCGCCGCTCTATCACACCGCCCCGCTGGTCTATGGCATGGCGGCGCACCGGCTCGGCGCGACGCTGGTGGTGATGGAGCGTTTCGATGCCGAGGCGGTGCTGCGCCTGATCGAGCGTCACCGTGTGACCTTCATGCAGATGGTGCCGACGATGTTCGTGCGGCTGCTCGCGCTCCCCGACGATGTGCGGACACGTTACGATCTCTCCTCGCTCCTGAAGATCGTCCATGCTGCGGCGCCATGTCCGGTCGAGATCAAGCGGCGGATGATCGAATGGCTCGGCCCGATCATCTATGAATATTACGGCGGATCGGAGGGGAACGGATCGACCTTCATCACGCCGCAGGAGTGGCTCGCTCGTCCGGGTTCGGTCGGCCGCGCCGATTGGGGAACGCTGCATATCTGCGACGAGGAGGGGGAAGAGGTGCCCCCGGGCGTCGATGGCCTCGTATACTTCGAAGGCGGCTGGGACTTCCAGTATCTGAACGACCCCGCTAAGACGCGCGATGCGCGCCATCCCGTGCATCCCGGCTGGAGCACGCTCGGCGACATCGGCCACCTTGACGA
The Sphingopyxis macrogoltabida genome window above contains:
- a CDS encoding thiolase family protein codes for the protein MMRFAEKDTAITGVGMSEVSRGADKSALALTVDAALEAIADAGLSRADIDGIATWPGERADGSGFSPVGCAALQDALRLELGWYGGGGEAPGQYGAVFNAIGAIAAGLCRNVLIFRTMYEATARKTAYANSLLREGQRQAGPFAWYAPYYTYAAALQQALFFNLYVHKSGIRPDQVGQIAVNQRRNAALNPKAIYKVPITIDDYLASPVIATPLRLYDCDVPIDGAAAIIVSRMDVARTLKNPPIRIDAIGSSMRYRNSWTQLAELDTQAQPKVAEMMWSRTDLKPADVDIAQLYDGFSFHTINWLENFGFCERYGAKDFIDGGHRIALDGELPVNTGGGAMSGGRLHAYGAVHEACTQLWGRAGARQVQGDPQVCATSTSGGPLAGTMLLVRD
- a CDS encoding amidohydrolase family protein; this encodes MVSRIASARALGRAVAAHCVTLGELLFYLEALAMAGGARPGDRIEHGGMIAASLIADIAAAGLIAVTQPNFIHDRGDRYLEQLGYHELGDLYRLRSLQRGGIVVRAGSDAPYGDANPWIALRAATDRLTRGGSIIGADEAIDRAAALALYQAGPLAVGAAADLILYDWPDDPAALGCVGLTLIGGKIVWQA
- a CDS encoding IS256-like element ISSpma2 family transposase; amino-acid sequence: MTEDRLLIEELAAKGGQPDFLRTIAENVLQLIMEADVDGLIGAGRHERSSERATWRNGYRDRSLDTRVGTLNLKIPKLRAGSYFPGFLEPRKMVEKALVAVIQEAWIGGVSTRRVDELVQAMGMTGISKSTVSKLCKDIDERVHAFLKRPLTGEWPYLWLDATYLKVREGGRIISVAAIIAMAVNTEGRREIVGLHIGPSEAEVFWSDFLKDLVRRGLTGVKLVISDAHEGLKGAITRVMGATWQRCRVHFMRNALSYVPKGQNTVVAAAIRQVFLQPDQKSATQVWRQVADQLRTRWPKLGACMDEAETDVLAYTGFPTQHRTKLHSTNPLERLNKEVKRRADVVGIFPNEDSIIRLVGAVLMEQNDEWQLQHRYMQIEGMAELNQPMIEEENQPLHITAKAA
- a CDS encoding amidohydrolase family protein — translated: MSASFDLLIRNARDADGHPLSVGIRNGRIAALGSEVARAGAEIDARGLVIGPGFHDHHLHLLATAARMDSVDLAGARDADTIIARLRAGAGPPGEWVRAIGYDERAAGLPDRVLLDEWLPDRPLRLQDRTGGYWILNSAGLARLGEAPFPACVECDAGGSPNGRIRRGDAWLRERIGGSPPSLAALGDRLAQWGVTGVTDAGAANGAEEAAILAGAMPQRLTIMGTEALPAGEGYTLGPVKLLFDEDVSVRARGVISGVGDGVFRGGACPTPECGVAGGHRVHRYGGVCTLQP
- a CDS encoding CoA transferase; translation: MTALLDAVAAAGERLVAASDGRVAFDARQALSRGDDLALQEPGLWSPNRHCRLVACQDGWLAVSLARDDDRDLVPAWTGASFDTDPWDAIVAAAADRPAGQMGAAAQALHLPVAIVGEAAPVTPPELPVGAARDGMVVDLSALWAGPYCAGLLAEAGHEVVKIESPGRPDPTSHHMPALDARLNGAKQRVTMELGDPDLIATIGRARVLITAARPHALARLGLDEASLFARNPGLLWVAITAHGWRGAAAMRVGFGDDCAAAGGLVRWLGGTPNFIGDALADPLTGLTAATLALEALADGRSGLLDVPLAGTAAHFAGAIA
- a CDS encoding enoyl-CoA hydratase/isomerase family protein, with product MTIADHLDADRLSAPGGVPVLVVDAATWRRPVAPIQAAVIGLDRDGALPPVGADDFDMLVTTAENAPRPWVSVGRQRFDTAVTQLAHAAHAKPLAATIAAQVLRLTTNLPLADALAVESLAYSALLGGEEFRRWRVRSAPDARALPPVEPVTAARQGDRLTLTLNHPANRNAMTVTMRDALYEALANALDDPTRPAVTLQGAGRCFSTGGALAEFGTATDLAEAHTVRVLHSCARALDALGERGTVRLHGACVGSGIEVAAAAHRRVAAQDAWFQLPELAMGLIPGAGGTATVARAIGRHRSYWMLLSGKRIDARIAREWGLIHAIEDAT
- a CDS encoding class I adenylate-forming enzyme family protein translates to MRTPLLLDIAADACPDRLALGGLGKTLDFDAYRARASRVAEWLAAKGLANTAFLGMNGDALPVLLFGSGMAGTPFVPLNYRLADADLNRLVARSAPAVLIADDAMLPRIAPVDGIELVGRSAFEAEFMTGAAPEPVDLPEAENDIAVLLFTSGTTGDPKAAVLRHANLTSYVMSTVEFLGAGEEEATLVSVPSYHIAGISAILTAAYGGRRIVYLPAFTAEDWVRIAATERITHAMVVPTMLDRILDVMAETGETLPSLRALSYGGGKMPEPVIARALARLPHVDFVNAYGLTETSSTIALLGAEDHRIAFASDDPAIRRRIASVGQPLPSIELEIRRDDGAPCGIGEHGEIHVRGEQVSGEYLHKKVIADDGWFATNDAGWLDEGGYLFVEGRLDDVIVRGGENISPGEIEDLLRSFDDIADCAVLGIPCEKWGEKVVAVIVSRSGSPDTDAMAAMIRSRLRSTKTPEQWFFRRELPYNETGKLLRRVLKAELAEEVCAG
- a CDS encoding acyl-CoA synthetase, whose protein sequence is MHPRHFARTVPDRPAVVMAASGDATSYAALEEVANRGARLFRSLGIGAGDTIAIWLKNCLEYYHIYWAAQRAGLYICPISTQLTAEEAAYILTDSGARLLVAHADVPAAAVLVRDRASLAQGVEAIFDIGDDLKGIPSWHAALAEQPAERIADETAGYHLVYSSGTTGRPKGIRLPLSGEAADAPHMLAERISGRYGVGEASVLLSPAPLYHTAPLVYGMAAHRLGATLVVMERFDAEAVLRLIERHRVTFMQMVPTMFVRLLALPDDVRTRYDLSSLLKIVHAAAPCPVEIKRRMIEWLGPIIYEYYGGSEGNGSTFITPQEWLARPGSVGRADWGTLHICDEEGEEVPPGVDGLVYFEGGWDFQYLNDPAKTRDARHPVHPGWSTLGDIGHLDDDGYLYLTDRKSFMIISGGVNIYPQEAENLLILHPEVADAAVIGVPHPEMGEAVKAVVQPKSWDDAGPELASRLIEYCRAHLSHLKCPRSVDFDPALPRHETGKLYKQEIRARYWPKA